AGCTATCCAGATCAACTTCTCCGCTGTAAATCTGTGTCCCTACGCGAGCGTGGATGATCAGCAAATGGATGGGGTAATGATTCAATACTTCAAGCACTGAAAGAATTTCTGAAGGTTGAAAATAACCCAATCGGGTTTTTATAGAAAGCTTTAACGGCAATTCCTTGAATACCTTATGAAGTATTTGGTCCAGTTGCTCAGGATAAGGCAGGATACCGCAGCCTCTTTTTTTGCTTGCAATGCGTGAGAATGGGCATCCCAGGTTCCAGTTCAAATGGTCGAATCCTTGCGTGTGGATGGCCTTCCCGAGGAGGATGATTTGACGGGCATCATTGGAAAGGATCTGGGGCACAGTATCAACCAGGTTGGCTGAGCGAGGAAGAAAATCGTAGAGTTTGGCAGGATGAATCCTATCATTTCCCAAACCGGAAACAAAGGGAGCATACATGGCGTTGAACCCTCCAAAATGCCTTTCGAAAGCATTACGAAAAACCTTGGTGGTAAGTCCTTTAAATGGCGCGAAAAGCAATTTGGGATTATTCACGCCACTGAGGTTTGCGCTTTTCAACAAATGCTTTAAGCCCTTCAGGGCCATCGGTTTCAAAAAGACTGGAGAATAATTCCCGCTCCAGTTCAAGGGCCTTTTCAAAACTTAAAACCATGCCCTCCCGACCTAATTTTTTTGCCATTTTAATGGCATTTGGTCCGTTTTTTGCTATCTTATTTGCGAGGGCAATGGTGTTTGGAATCAATTCTGTTGGTTCAAATATTTTCTGCACCAGGCCCATCCTGCGTGCCTCAAAGGCATCGATCATTTCACTGGTGAGCATCAAAAAGAGGCCATTTGACAATCCGCAACGCCGGGTTATTCTTTGAGATCCACCGTAGCCAGGGATGATGCCCAGGCTGGTTTCGGGGAAAGCAAAGCGGGCATCGGTGCTTGCGGTGATGAAGTCGCAGACCAAAGCCAACTCAAAACCACCACCCAGTGCATAACCGTTCACCGCAGCAATTAGTGGGATTTCCAGATCCGCCAGTCGTTGAAGGTTGATCTGGCCCTTTCTTGAAAAATCATAGGCCCGGGAAGCATCGAGGTGCTGCATCTCCGAGATGTCTCCGCCTGAAGCAAAAGCCTTTCCTTCACCAGTCAGGATCAGGGCGCGCAAGCCTTCACGGCAACCAATGGAAAGTACGAAATGGTGCATCTCGAACATCAAATGGTCGTTGAGAGCATTCAAAACTTCGGGGCGGCTGATGGTCAGAATACCCACAGGTCCTTCCTGGTAGTATTTCAGGGTTTTATAATCCATGATTTCGTTTCCTGTTAATGATTACAAAGGAAGTTTAAAAAAAATTAAAATAAAAATATTTAAAATATTCCTGATTAATCAATATATTTTGAAGCTAACCGGGTTTGGTTTGTTGATTGAATGGAACAGCCTGCCATCAGAGTGATTGAACAGGGGATGATTTTTTTTGGACTTCATGACAATTGTTTAAATTTATCCCCTAAAATTTATCCATTCAATTCTTTCATATGAGAGCCCAGTCCATAATCCTGTTTGCTTTTTTGCTGCTTTTTTTCCGACCTTCCTGTCAGGCTGGCAAACCGCTGTCTTATTATCTCCCAGAAGGGGCATATGATTCAACTATTCAATCTCCTGAAACCTATTTCGGGTTTCAGGTGGGAGAATGGCACCTTGATCACGGGCAATTGCTGGCATATTTGCAGTACCTTGCAGAGAAGTCTAACCGTGCCATTCTTTATGAATATGCAAGGTCGCACGAGCAGCGGCCGTTAGTTCACCTGGTAATCACCTCACCTGAAAACCAGCAAAACCTTGAGACCATCCGCCAGAGGCACTTATTGGTTTCTGATCCACAAGTGTCGGGAGACCTGGATATCACGGAAATGCCAATAGTCGTGCGTCTAGGATATGGGGTTCATGGTAATGAGGCCAGTGGGCATAATGCAGCACCGTTGGTGGCCTATTATTTAGTCGCCTCCCAGAGCCCTGAAGTTACGGAAATGCTTAAGCAAACGGTTGTCCTTTTGGATCCATCGTTAAATCCGGATGGACAGGACCGGTTCGCTTCGTGGGTAAATCGTCACCGGAGCCGGGCGTTAAATCCTGATCCGGCCAGTAGGGAGTTTTCAGATGTATGGCCAGGTGCCCGCACCAATCATTACTGGTTTGACCTGAACCGCGACTGGTTGCCTGCTCAGCATCCTGAGAGCCAGGGGCGCCTGGAGGAATTTCACCGATGGAAGCCCAATGTGAATACCGATCACCATGAATTCGGCGGTAACTCAACGTTTTATTTTCAACCAGGAGTCCCCTCGCGCGGCAACCCTCTTACACCAGAAAGTACAGATGAGCTAACCATGGAATTCGGCCGTTACCATGCCAGGGCTTTTGATAAGGCAGGTCAACTATACTATACCCAGGAAGATTTTGATGACTATTATTATGGCAAGGGTTCATCCTATCCTGATGTGAATGGCAGTATTGGCATTTTATTTGAACAGGCAAGCACACGAGGACACCGGGTGGAAACCATACACGGGGTGGTCGACTTCTCTTTACCTGTCCGCAATCAGGTGCTGGTTTCCTTATCGAGTCTGGAGGCTGCTTTTGATCTTCGGATGGAATTGCTTGAACATCAGCGGGAATTCTTTCAGTCTGCCATACGGGAGGCCATTCAATTCCCTGTCAAGGGTTATGTCTTTGGCGATGCATTTGACCAGGGACGCAATGGCTATTTTTTGGGGCTTTTGATGAGGCATCAGGTTGAATTGTATGAACTTCAAGAGGCTGTTACCTTGGGTGAGCATCATTATCAACCCGGGAAGGCCTGGATCGTTCCTCTTGAACAGCCTCAATTCAGGATGATCCGCTCCCTGTTTGAAAGCGTCCATGAGTATGGTGACAGCATATTTTATGATGTATCCACATGGACTCTCCCCTTGGCCTTTAATATTCCGTTTAATGAAATCACTCGTCCCGGACAAATAGTCTCACTTAAAGGGGAACCCCTTCAATATATACCATTGGCTGAAGGATTGATAAAAGGAGGAAAAAGTCATTATGCATACTTGTTTAAATGGGATAACTTCAATGCTCCGAAAGCTTTATATTACCTGCAGAAGAATGGTATCCGGGCAAAGGTTTCTACCCAGCCTTTTACCTCGCAAGTAGGAGAGGAGCAAATAGATTTTGGCTATGGAAGTATTCTGATTCCAATAGAGATACAGGATCAAGGTGGAGAAAAAGTGTTTGAAATGGTCCGGCAGGCAGCATCTGAATCTGGTTTGACCATTTACGCAGCTGGAAGTGGATTGACTTTGGAGGGCATTAACCTGGGAAGTAGTGGTTTTAATAATCTTCAGAAGCCTTCGGTGCTAATGCTTGTCGGGCAGGGGGTTAACAGCCGGGAAGCCGGTGAAGTATGGCATTTGCTTGACCAACGATTTGATATGCCAGTAACAATGGTTGAATTGGAAAGATTCAACAGCCTTGACCTGTCGCACTACAATACCATGGTGATGGTTTCGGGTTCCTATGGGAGTATTGGGTCTTCAGGCAAGGAGTCGCTCGCCCGCTGGTTGCGCAGCGGGGGTACAATTGTTGCCATTGGCAGTGCCAACCAATGGCTGGAAAGCAATGGATTTGTCAAAATGGAATTTAAAAAGGAAGCGGCCGTGGAAGAACCGGTTATGCTTCCCTATAGCCAACGCAGTCAATATCTGGGCGCGAGGCGTAATCCGGGTAGCATTTTCAGGGCAAGGCTAGACGTGACTCATCCCATAGGGTATGGATACCACCGTGAACAAATCCCTGTTTTTATCGCGGGGAATAGCTTTGCAAAACCTGACAGCAGTGCTTTTGCAAATCCCCTCATTTATGAGAAAGATAACCTGATGAGCGGGTACATTTACGAGCCTAATCGGCAGTTGATCGAAAATTCTGCTGGAATTCTTATCAACAGCAGTGGCAGGGGAAACATCATTTCCTTTATGGATAACCCCAATAGTCGCGGATTTTGGTTTGGGACGAGCCGCTTGTTTATGAATGCCCTGTTCTTCGGGCCTATCATCAGGAGATAAACTGGATGGTGTTGCTTTATGGCTGCTCAATTTGACCATCAGCATACCTGGCAAAGCGCTGGCTTTCCCTATCGTGAACATTGTCGTAGCGGGGCCAGGGCCATCCGCCAAATTGGGTTCTCCTGAAATCGCTGATGGCCTGATGGATCTCTTCCTGGTTATTCATCACAAAAGGACCATATTGGGCAACAGGCTCTGCAATGGGCCTGCCCTGTAAAAGGAGCATGCGAGCTTCCTGTTTCCCGCTTTGAATGATGATATCCAGATCACCCAACAATTCAATGGACTGGTAGTTTTCTACTTCTATGCCCGCAATGGTGATCGAATCACCCTTGTAGAAATAGAGGGAACGTTCAGTTTCGGGAGAAGCCGCAGGCAGTGTCCAGAAAGCCCCCGCTTCCATTTTGATGAGCCATATGGCTACTTCATTTTGGGGTTTGGAAGCCCATGAGTCAGGAGCAGGTGCAGGAGCTGCAGAATCCCCCAGCCGACCAGCAACAAGGGTAACTTCCGTTTCTTTTCCCGAGGAATCGGGTTGTTTTACTTTTGGAATTTCCTGGTCCCAAAGCATTTTGAAATGCGGAGCAGCAAATTTATCTTTTCGCGGAAGATTGATCCAGATCTGAAAAAGCTCCAGAGGGTTTTCCTTCTCTTTATTGAGGAGGGGAAACATTTCGCAATGTTGTAATCCACTACCGGCAGTCATCCATTGAACATCTCCATTCCCATAACGGCCTGCAGCTCCATGTGAATCGCTGTGGTCTACAAATCCGTTAAGGACCACGGTCACAGTCTCAAAACCTCTGTGAGGATGCGCTGGGAAGCCGGGAATGGTTTCCCCGTGATACATTCGCCAACCATCTTTCAGGGTAAAGTCCTGCCCCAGGTTACGTCCCGCCAGCGATGCATTGGGTCCCATCTGATCGTTGGCCGGAGGGTAGGCATCAGCATGATGCACGCAGAATAAAAACGGGTCGCGGGTATCCCACATAAATCCCAGTGGCCTGATGTTGATAATGGCTTTGTTGTACATAATTATAAGATTATGGTGATGCTTTAATTTTTATAGGGATATCGTGAAAAGAAAGTTAGCGCATTTTTTACTGTTTTTCGCAGCTTCAGGTTTCTATATGGAAAAATAAGAAAAATTTAGAAAACTATAAAAGGTCTTTAAAAGCAATAAATAACATGAAAAATTTACCAATCGAAATAATTCCCGCCTTAAGGGGGGAATTAAATCGCTTTTCAATTAAAAAGGTTCTATTAAATGTTGTTTTATTCAAATCTTCTTATTAATTTTCCGAACCATAATCTTTCTATGACCCTCCCACAAAATATTTATCCGGGAAGATTATTATCGGTGTTTTTTCGAAAGTTAAAAGAGACCTTTCAGGCGATTCACTAATCTTCAGGGCATGAAAAAGAAAATCTTATTGTTTACGGGATCCCTTTTTATGGCTTTTATAAGCATGGCAATGACCCAATTGGAATTCCCATTTATTCAAAATGAGGATATTCAGGGAGGAGAAAAACAAATTGTGCACGAGAATTTTAATGACCCGGTTTTTCCGCCTTCGGGTTATTTGAATCAGGCCTTGGTTGGTTTGGCTGTTTGGGAAAACAAATTAGAGGGTGTTTTGCCCACAGCCTTTCCTGAGGATGGTAATTTTCTTATATCTTATAACACCTTATATGATGGTGTATCCGGGAGTTCTGCGGCCCTGATCACGCCTCTGATCACGATACCATCATCGGGCTACCGGGTTCGGTTTTCAATGTATCGCGACGGAAGTTTCCCGGATGCCAGTGATCGCATCGAAGTGCTGGTCAATAGCAAGGCCATGATAAATGGGGCCACTAGCTTGGGGGTGGTCCACCGCAGCATTGCCCTTTCGCCTGTGGTTCCCACTGAAGGCTGGTTTTACTTCGATTTCCCCATTCCTCTGACCGGTGATATTTACCTGATCTTTAAGGCGATTAGTGGCTTTGGGGCCAACCTGCACATGGATGCATTCTTTGTGGAGCAGATCACTCCAGGCCTTCCTTCCCTGGGAGTAATCCCACCGGCTATCGATTTCGGATCTGTGCCGGTGGGCTATGATGGTGAATCAAGGAACATCAGGCTGTGGAATGTCGGTGAGGGAAACCTTATCATCAACCAGGGTGACATCGTCCTTTCCGAGACTGGTGCAGGGGCCTATACACTGAGCGAGATCAGCTATCCCATTGAACTTGGGAATTATGAATCATTTGATATCGGGCTTGGCTTCTTGCCTGCCTCCGCCGGGGCTCATAATGCCCAGCTGCAGATTGCTCACAACGGGGAAAACACGCCCACAGCTGTTAACATCTCGGGGGAGGGGTATGAACCCCTGGAGTATTTTTTTGAACAATTCGATGGGGTTGTGGCACCATTTTTGCCTCCTACCTGGAGAAAGATCATACAGTCAAGCGTTGACAACGCCTTTGTTGGCACCTATACCCTGGCTGACCCCAATTCGCTGCCCAATCACCTCAGGATGGACAATGCGGCAGATGCAGCGGCTCAACTTATGCTGGTAAGTCCAGCAGTAAGTGGTTTTGATGTAAACTGGCTCGGGTTCAGCGTAAAAACTTTTTCCCTTAATCAGTTGTTGAAAATCGGCACCCTTTCCGATCCGAGAAACCCAGAGACCTTTGAGGAGATCGAAAGAATTATCATACCAGCCTATACTTACAACAGGTTTTACCTTTCGCTGCAGGAATACACCGGGAGCAACAAATACATTGCTTTCATGCACGGACTTGGGGGCAGCAACCGTTCCATTTACCTTGATGATGTGTTGTGGGAGCCTATGCCGCCCGACCCAATGTTTAGCGTTTTGCCCTCAAGCAAGGATTACGGAGATATTATGGTGGGTGCATCGGCCTTACAAACCTTTACGCTCACCAACACCAGCGGTGGTATTCTGACCATACATCCGGAAAACATTGTCCTTGGCGGTGATGACCCAGGAGATTTTATCCTTTCCAGTCTGACTGAGACTATAAACCTTTCTTTCGGGCAGACGGCCACCTTTTCCGTTTCCTTTGTACCACAGAGTCCCGGGGACAAGACTTCCATCATCCTCATTGAGGATAACCTCAGTGGCAAGGTCCTTCATCAGGTCCCGCTCAGCGGGAGGGCTTATTCCGGGATGGTAACTGAATTTCCATGGACAGAAACCTTTGAAGATCACTCCTTGTCGAGGCCTGCCTGGACGCAGGTGAAGGTAGCAGGCAATGCTAGTTGGACCTATTCTACTGGCTCTTCTGGAGGATTAATTACAACAGCATACGAGGGGAGTAAGAATGCACGATTTGTTTCGGTTGCCGGGTCCAGTTCTCCCATTACCCGGTTGATTACCCCCTTGTTAGATCTTACAGGGATGGCAGCACCTAGTTTAGTCTTTTTCATGGGACAGCAGGACTGGAGCGGTGACCAAAATGAAACCAAAGTTTTTTACCGTACGAGCGAAATCAACCCTTGGGTTCAGCTGGCCCATTATACTGAAAATATCAGTTCATGGACTCAGGAGATGTTGGCCCTTCCCGAGCCTTCGGCAAGTTATCAGCTTGCTTTTGAAGGGATCAACAATTATGGACGGGCTAATGTCCTGGATCTTGTTTCGGTTTGTCCTGAACTGTTGCCAGTAAGCGTGAGCATCACAGCCAGCCAGACGGAAGTCTGCCAGGGCACATCGGTGACCTTAACGGCAACGCCAGTGAACGGCGGCAGCAGTCCGGTTTACCAATGGAAAAAGAATGGGGCCAATGTTGGCACAGGTGGTCCAACCTATGCCTACACCCCTGCCAATGGAGAC
The sequence above is a segment of the Bacteroides sp. genome. Coding sequences within it:
- a CDS encoding tRNA-dihydrouridine synthase family protein, producing MNNPKLLFAPFKGLTTKVFRNAFERHFGGFNAMYAPFVSGLGNDRIHPAKLYDFLPRSANLVDTVPQILSNDARQIILLGKAIHTQGFDHLNWNLGCPFSRIASKKRGCGILPYPEQLDQILHKVFKELPLKLSIKTRLGYFQPSEILSVLEVLNHYPIHLLIIHARVGTQIYSGEVDLDSFGKCLDISKIKLSYNGDIVHIPRFRELQQRFPNISTWMIGRGALINPFLPNEIKGIHFEYSEKRKRLSGFHQELIAEGLSTKENEARLLGSLKAVWYYMSGYFENPLEVFSAIKRTTTLDQYQQILGHTLGLPFADDDKMAYYFRNGIKHLGDKGY
- a CDS encoding enoyl-CoA hydratase/isomerase family protein, producing MDYKTLKYYQEGPVGILTISRPEVLNALNDHLMFEMHHFVLSIGCREGLRALILTGEGKAFASGGDISEMQHLDASRAYDFSRKGQINLQRLADLEIPLIAAVNGYALGGGFELALVCDFITASTDARFAFPETSLGIIPGYGGSQRITRRCGLSNGLFLMLTSEMIDAFEARRMGLVQKIFEPTELIPNTIALANKIAKNGPNAIKMAKKLGREGMVLSFEKALELERELFSSLFETDGPEGLKAFVEKRKPQWRE
- a CDS encoding M14 family zinc carboxypeptidase, with the translated sequence MRAQSIILFAFLLLFFRPSCQAGKPLSYYLPEGAYDSTIQSPETYFGFQVGEWHLDHGQLLAYLQYLAEKSNRAILYEYARSHEQRPLVHLVITSPENQQNLETIRQRHLLVSDPQVSGDLDITEMPIVVRLGYGVHGNEASGHNAAPLVAYYLVASQSPEVTEMLKQTVVLLDPSLNPDGQDRFASWVNRHRSRALNPDPASREFSDVWPGARTNHYWFDLNRDWLPAQHPESQGRLEEFHRWKPNVNTDHHEFGGNSTFYFQPGVPSRGNPLTPESTDELTMEFGRYHARAFDKAGQLYYTQEDFDDYYYGKGSSYPDVNGSIGILFEQASTRGHRVETIHGVVDFSLPVRNQVLVSLSSLEAAFDLRMELLEHQREFFQSAIREAIQFPVKGYVFGDAFDQGRNGYFLGLLMRHQVELYELQEAVTLGEHHYQPGKAWIVPLEQPQFRMIRSLFESVHEYGDSIFYDVSTWTLPLAFNIPFNEITRPGQIVSLKGEPLQYIPLAEGLIKGGKSHYAYLFKWDNFNAPKALYYLQKNGIRAKVSTQPFTSQVGEEQIDFGYGSILIPIEIQDQGGEKVFEMVRQAASESGLTIYAAGSGLTLEGINLGSSGFNNLQKPSVLMLVGQGVNSREAGEVWHLLDQRFDMPVTMVELERFNSLDLSHYNTMVMVSGSYGSIGSSGKESLARWLRSGGTIVAIGSANQWLESNGFVKMEFKKEAAVEEPVMLPYSQRSQYLGARRNPGSIFRARLDVTHPIGYGYHREQIPVFIAGNSFAKPDSSAFANPLIYEKDNLMSGYIYEPNRQLIENSAGILINSSGRGNIISFMDNPNSRGFWFGTSRLFMNALFFGPIIRR
- a CDS encoding pirin family protein, giving the protein MYNKAIINIRPLGFMWDTRDPFLFCVHHADAYPPANDQMGPNASLAGRNLGQDFTLKDGWRMYHGETIPGFPAHPHRGFETVTVVLNGFVDHSDSHGAAGRYGNGDVQWMTAGSGLQHCEMFPLLNKEKENPLELFQIWINLPRKDKFAAPHFKMLWDQEIPKVKQPDSSGKETEVTLVAGRLGDSAAPAPAPDSWASKPQNEVAIWLIKMEAGAFWTLPAASPETERSLYFYKGDSITIAGIEVENYQSIELLGDLDIIIQSGKQEARMLLLQGRPIAEPVAQYGPFVMNNQEEIHQAISDFRRTQFGGWPWPRYDNVHDRESQRFARYADGQIEQP
- a CDS encoding choice-of-anchor D domain-containing protein, with product MKKKILLFTGSLFMAFISMAMTQLEFPFIQNEDIQGGEKQIVHENFNDPVFPPSGYLNQALVGLAVWENKLEGVLPTAFPEDGNFLISYNTLYDGVSGSSAALITPLITIPSSGYRVRFSMYRDGSFPDASDRIEVLVNSKAMINGATSLGVVHRSIALSPVVPTEGWFYFDFPIPLTGDIYLIFKAISGFGANLHMDAFFVEQITPGLPSLGVIPPAIDFGSVPVGYDGESRNIRLWNVGEGNLIINQGDIVLSETGAGAYTLSEISYPIELGNYESFDIGLGFLPASAGAHNAQLQIAHNGENTPTAVNISGEGYEPLEYFFEQFDGVVAPFLPPTWRKIIQSSVDNAFVGTYTLADPNSLPNHLRMDNAADAAAQLMLVSPAVSGFDVNWLGFSVKTFSLNQLLKIGTLSDPRNPETFEEIERIIIPAYTYNRFYLSLQEYTGSNKYIAFMHGLGGSNRSIYLDDVLWEPMPPDPMFSVLPSSKDYGDIMVGASALQTFTLTNTSGGILTIHPENIVLGGDDPGDFILSSLTETINLSFGQTATFSVSFVPQSPGDKTSIILIEDNLSGKVLHQVPLSGRAYSGMVTEFPWTETFEDHSLSRPAWTQVKVAGNASWTYSTGSSGGLITTAYEGSKNARFVSVAGSSSPITRLITPLLDLTGMAAPSLVFFMGQQDWSGDQNETKVFYRTSEINPWVQLAHYTENISSWTQEMLALPEPSASYQLAFEGINNYGRANVLDLVSVCPELLPVSVSITASQTEVCQGTSVTLTATPVNGGSSPVYQWKKNGANVGTGGPTYAYTPANGDQVWVVMTSSETCTTGNPATSNTIGIIVNENPVVSWNWQPAPLYPWDNPITLSGGLPSGGQYTGPGVSSGVFYPLVAGPGIHTLIYTYSSTSGCQGSAQVMIEVLEAPDCSSPTNLAAFDITFNSALLSWTSGGNETQWLLEWGLSGFSPGIGSGNQVTISTNPEYSLSGLLASTDYEFYVRAICAGGITSGWAGPYEFTTQPSQEEVSCPGNMSVCISESIFTLTGATPAGGVYEGSGVSADLFDPSVAGVGSHLITYTFQGSVCQFTIIVQPALPVSVTISTTQTEVCQGSAATFTASPVNGGNSPQYQWKVNGNNVGSNSPSFAYTPANNDQVWVVMTSSAGCTSGNPATSNAITMTVSPPLPVSVSINASQTEVCQGTVVTFSSSVVNGGSSPVYQWKVNGNNAGSNSSSLAFTPVNGDQVSLVLTSSASCVSGNPATSNTIEMVVHPSIPVSINVVSDYTEVCEGTTAYFIALQTNGGTQPAYQWKVNNESMGTNSPVFSYVPDDGDQVWAVLTSNVQCAVNNPATSNTLEVTVLPKPEVSWVWEYESVCIQVESLPLSGGTPEGGLYSGPGVSGALFYPQQAGPGWHTLSYTITDDQGCSNSALADIFVDACTGISEGLENSDFTIYPNPARNQINVRLEKDAILLQRIVVLDIQGNFVLEIEKPEARRVYTLDIRSLPKGVYFIHFLGEKGLLRGKFVVM